The Palaemon carinicauda isolate YSFRI2023 chromosome 38, ASM3689809v2, whole genome shotgun sequence genomic interval TTACGTCCTATGTGAGCTTAAGAAAAGAAATCCACTTTAGAATTTATGGATACCAAACATTACAAAGTAAAGTTTGTTACAAATGAAAACGACAGCAGGAGACTTTCCGAGATACCACACAAACTAAATCCCTCAAAACAGATCTGAAATGGCGACAACCACAGTCTACTGATTACAGAGTAGCAGCAATAATGGTTAGGCTAACTCCAAAAGGACACTTACTATGCATACCGACCAAACAACTCTAAGGCAACAATTCAGCTGTGTGCTGTGAATATATGATTAACACAACCTCTGTATCTTCGCGGGGGGTGCATTGACTCCTAGACCTCAATAAGTCAAATATGTAATAGCCCATAACAGTTATAGTACATGACATTCACTGCCCTTCAATGCTTCTTAGCGGGATTGAAGTGGCAAGAGCATCGCCACTTTGCAATACGCTATGCATATTCAAGACTTCAGCTTCTGCTGGAATGCAACTGGGAGAACTGAAATCTACTTCCATCCCTCTTCATAAGATTGTTACCTTAGTCGTAATGTTAACAATAATTTCGTCCTTTACACTTTAATAAACAAGAAATTATAATACAGAATATTTCATCCTACTTTCTTCAATGGCTCACTACCAGAATATTAATTTTCTACTATAACAATTGACAAGTGTGATGCATGTAGCCTATACGTTATCAAAGAATAAAACTGTAAACTTGGTTAAAAAACAGtttttaaataaatgaacaaataaaccaTCTTCTTTTATAATGCATAAACGTTCACtgttaaaatacattaaaatcatTAGAGAAATTAAAATGACTAGCAATAATATGCTTGTGAAAACTTCAATAATCAAATGTCGGTAAATAAGTTTAAAAGATGACTCGGTGAACCTctggaaatgaatgaaataaattttactttttaaatgtgtatgaaatattttacaattattcCAGATTATAAAATTACCAATATTTTGTGTTTCAAATACAACGGTACAAAATGCGAAATATAACCTAATTCAAATGACttcaaatatattatgatgtaataAAATGCATAGAAACACAAATAAAATACTTTGTAATATAATTTAAATGAATTCAAATAAATACCTTGACCAAATTTAATGTAATTCAAATAAATACCTTgaccaaatttaaagtaattaaaataaaatactatgaAAACAAGTtttgaaaaatcaaataaaatactatttaaccaaatttaaatgaaatgaaatacaaCATGTGACCAAATGTAAAGGAATTCAAATAAATTACTATGTAATCAAATTTTAAAGAATTCAAATAATATAGTATGAAGGAACACATCAAAACATGCTTTGTAGTAAGTTTACCTATAACTTTACTATAGGTCTCTTTGCATGCATAGAAAAGAACTAAACTACTAAAAATGAATATTCTAACAAGACTCTTTGAAAATCAAATTAATCGAGGTTATTATGAAATTATCATTTACATTGGTTTCCTAAATCACCAGCCTTTTATCGAGATCAAACTTCCAATATTAGCAAATTTTTCAACGAAATTCCCTAATCATttgattaatgaataaaaaagCAATACTCTGCTTTCATCAAATGACCCTTGCTATCTAGTTAACAAGATTCTTCAGGTAACACAAAATAAGCAAATTAATGTTATTGGCGTCTTCCCTTCTGTAAATGTTAAAACCTATCCCTATTACTTTCAAAcgatttcaaaatataaaatgcaAATGTATTTATCATATCATTGTGACTTCGTATACGGTGTCAAATTGAACTGATAGATGTAAATTCATCTTATGCCAGTTTGAAATTAAAATGACTTTAGAGAAATACTTTACTTCTTAATTATTCGATGAATTTATTAATTATACACAATAaccatttaatagaaaaaaaggatcaaaccattgtttttggTGTATACAGCTAGGGTCTAGGCGgatttgtctaaaacaatttgtctaaaatacgatttgtctaaatcaattcgtctagaccaattcgtataaaacaatttgtctaataacaagatgtctaaaatacaatttgtctaaaataaaaaaaaaataaaaaaataatcaaatcaaataaacgaaaattgaaaaaggtgaataaaaaaagttatttacagaactgtaatgattgttttgaaagggaaacaatctttcCTGAATTTCTATCTTTTCTTATCGTTTTACTACTAAACCATGGCCGTTTACTAAAATTAGTCGTTTACTTTAATTATAACTGCTGTTCTCTTAAAAACAGATATGGAAAAAAATCCTTCGCcattttacataaacaaaacaagTTCTTATTATGGTAATATTCAAAATGGTTACACCTATAGCCCAAAATGCCTCTTGAATTCATCGAATCGGAAAAAGGTCGTAAGAAATTAGTTGAGAATGgatttatattttacaaaaatgGTGAAATTGACGAAGGAGTTTATTGGAAGTGTGATAAATATCCAATAACAAAATGCCGCGCTCGTATAATTACGGCAAATGATCACATAGTAAAATCATCTACAAATCACAATCATGTATTAGATGTGGCCGAAAGTGCAGCAAAGGAAATTGTGACAAAAATACGTCATCTGGCTAAGACAACACAAGAGGCACCCAGATCAGTTTTATCTAATGTGCTCGAAGATTGCGATCAAGTTGTTGCTCCAAAACTTCCCAAGGTGCAAAGTATGAAGAGAACTATAAGATCTATAAGACAACAAACCCTCGCTGTACCAGCCCTACCATCAACATGCAGTGAAATCGTTTTTCCACCCGATCTAACCATAACTTTTAAAGGTGATCAGTTTCTGATGTATGACTCAGGACCGGTTGAAAAGCGTATAGTCATATTTACAACCAAATGGAATTTACAGTGTTTATCACAAAGTAGTCATTGGTATGCTGACGGAACATTTAAAACTGTACCTTTGCTATTTCATCAGTTATATACATTTCATGGACTAAAACAGAAAGTGTCGTTGCCACTTCTTTTTGCATTATTGCCAGATAAAACAGAAGAAACTTATATAGATTTTTTACAGCAGTTAGAGAAGCTTGAACCTTTGTGCGCACCACTATCAATAACGATCGATTTTGAAAAAGCTATGATGAAAGTGTGTCTGAAGGAATTTCCAAATACAGaacaaaatggttgccttttccacTTCAGCCAATGTATTTTCCGTGCAATACAAAATAATGGCCTAAAACGAAAATATGAAACAGAAACCAGTTTTGCTCTTTCTAGAAATAATGATCTCAAATCCTCCTAATTGCCACTCTAGGGTGTGGAGTTGATGAGTtcctgaagttttttattttagacaaattgtattttagatattttgttattagacattttgttattagacaaattgtactttagacaaattgttttagacgaattggTCTAGACGAATTGATTTAGACGAATTGTAttctagacaaattgttttagacaaactcGCCTGATCCCATACACAGCTAGATCCCCTTTCGTCGGAAAGCTAATAGAGAAGTAATAATAAACcaaatttataaatgaataaaacaaaatacatcAAGTAACGACGTTGAAATATATCAGTCTCATATaggacttatgttaacctgttcaactgaaaagcatttgcaacaggtTTGAACGTCTGAAGGTCCACTGCTGTAACTACCAGAAAAGGAACACACTTTTCTCAGTATAGTTATTTCAAATGCTGGACTAAAGTATGGTCTACTCAAGCCTAAAGATATAGTTCCAGAACTTCAATCAGGGAAATCAGTACCTTACACGAACACATGCTATTccacaataggagagagagagagagagagagagattccatgaaACCAAAAGATGATATTCATTTGTAAAGTTCCTATAACCATAATATCCtcaatattttcctatttttttttacattatattattACTAGGCTAGTTACAATCCTTATTGAAAACCCAGAATGCTACAAGACAAAGGGATACAGAGGGGAAAGCAGGCCAGTGAGGAAACAAGATAGCATAGAAACTATAAgtgatggaaaaaaatataatatatttcaagatcagtaataacgttaaaataaatctatcatctaTAAACCATAAAACGAGACTTGTGGCAAcctgttcagcagaaaagcatttacaaaaagaatgaacttctaaagttccaccgattcaactgccagatcagGAAGATTATTACAGAATCTGGTAACAGCTGGGATTGAACTTATAGactactgtgtaatattgagcctcatgatggagaaggcaagactaggCATTTAGTTATCTATTCCATAATAAATAGAAATTCCTCTTTGAATAAACCCATAGATACTTTCCTTTGTCTTTgtctttatctatcaatctatcaataTATGTTTGTATTAGAAATATTTCTTTCCATATTACCTGATGTCTACATTATATTTCTGTCTATATCAAAATAACAAACCTGTATTTGCTTTCATATTTTCAGTTGTTTTTAATGAATACCTTTATGTTTTCTTCAATATTAACTTTACTAGTTTTTTCTTAGCAATTATTTTCTAACTGATTTCCTTGACATTTAATAATTTCGTTGGttaaacagtatatacagtacagctTTGGGTTTATAGCAGGCCTATACAAGGTTAAAAATGTGATTTCGCTCAACATTATACAATTGTGGTGTGCATAAAAATCAATATTAGACTTAGCATTCTTTGCTGTAAACATTTGATacttcacaaagagagagagagagagagagagagagagagagagagagagagagagagagagagagagagagagagagagagagagagagagagagagagtattggaatGAGTATGTTCTCGATATAAACTTGGTTTACGGTTATATGTAATTTTTTGTTTAAATGTTTGAGTTGCCAAGTATTACATAGAAGCGAATCTTGTCGACGAGTTCTAAAAATTCGAATCACGCAAGACAAGCAAAGCAAACTTATAGAATCGAGTCTAAAAATGGAACAGAGAAAATAAACCATGGGGCACGAAAATGGACGTAATAaatatgatacagtgactgtaaaagaggagACGGGAGGGTTTTCTTTATTTCAGTTAAAATCATTACCAGCTGGTTCAGTTCGGCTTTGTTATTCGTGTACCTCTTCTCCCAGCCTCCCCCTTTTCACCGTGACAAGTAAGATTCGAGACTTCCTTCCAAGACGAGTCCTTCCAACAAGAGAAGCATCAAGAACTGGAGCGCTTCTGAAAGGACTTTCATTTCACGGTTAAATGACtgacacaaacagagagagagagagagagagagagagagagattttgaagtgATATCCAACAAGACTTACAGGTTTCTTACGTCGACTTATAAACATAAATGTAATCGCTACACCATTATAAAAGATATGAAATACATTACTAAACAGAAACAAGTATATCAAATATTTTACCTTTACAGGGGGGTGGCTCCAGTTGGCACTCAAATAGCGGTCAACTCTAACCTACGAACTGCCAAGTACAAAAATTTAATGCTCTGGTCAACAGAAACAGACATAAATTTATAAGAACTTTCATAAAGCGACCTAGCTAAATAAAAGACCTACCCCAAAACTTATATGATAGATTCcgtttattataataatttctggTCGTCAAAGGAATCGAACCTTAGCCGAGTCGAAACTCAGATAACAGTCGACTCGTTTATCGCAAAGCCACAAAGACAGATACGAGTAGATTTAATAGTCTTCCATCAATATTCCAGTCCATTTCAGGTTTTGTACCTAcagtagaattgaaattaacccatcg includes:
- the LOC137630355 gene encoding FLYWCH-type zinc finger-containing protein 1-like, translated to MPLEFIESEKGRKKLVENGFIFYKNGEIDEGVYWKCDKYPITKCRARIITANDHIVKSSTNHNHVLDVAESAAKEIVTKIRHLAKTTQEAPRSVLSNVLEDCDQVVAPKLPKVQSMKRTIRSIRQQTLAVPALPSTCSEIVFPPDLTITFKGDQFLMYDSGPVEKRIVIFTTKWNLQCLSQSSHWYADGTFKTVPLLFHQLYTFHGLKQKVSLPLLFALLPDKTEETYIDFLQQLEKLEPLCAPLSITIDFEKAMMKVCLKEFPNTEQNGCLFHFSQCIFRAIQNNGLKRKYETETSFALSRNNDLKSS